From the Streptomonospora nanhaiensis genome, the window ACGCTGCTGCTGGTGCCCGCCTTCCTGCTCTTCGACGGGTTCGGGGTCTACCAGGCCGCCGACTGGATCACCCTGGCCTGGGTACCGGTGCTGGGCCTGCTGTCGATGGCGCCCATCGGGGCCGTCCTGGGGTCGCTGATCACCAACCCCCGCGCCACCATGGGGCTGATCATGCTGCCGTTCATGGCCCTCATGGGGATCTCCGGTGTCTTCTACCAGGTCAGCGGGTTCCCCGAATGGCTGCAGTGGATCGCCCAGGTCTTCCCGCTGTACTGGATCGCCCTGGGCATGCGCTCGGTGTTCCTGCCCGACTCCATGCTGGCCATCGAGATCGGGGAGTCCTGGCGGTTGGGGGAGGCCGCGCTGGTCATGGCGCTCTGGGCGGCGGTGGGCTTCGTCGTGGCGGCGGCGGTGCTGCGCCGGATGGCGCGGCGCGAGTCCGGCTCGCGCATGGAGGCCGGCCGCCGGCGGGCGATGCAGCGTGCCTAGCCGGCAGAGCGGGCGGCGCGGCGCCGGGACCGAACCCGGCGTCGGCGCGCCGACGTCCGCCGGCCGCGGGGGCGGCTCCGGGGCGGGGGCCGAGGCCGAGCGCATCCACAACCGCATCGCCGTGCTGCGC encodes:
- a CDS encoding ABC transporter permease, with product MSSPTVLALRSGLRRGWIEFRQSMTSREDLIGYLGVAVVFTVMAMFMRGESVRGTDVPIANMWLAGIVGFLVASSGITSVAQGLAVDREDGTLLRAKAVPHGMTAYLLGKAVYIIGVTAASVTLLLVPAFLLFDGFGVYQAADWITLAWVPVLGLLSMAPIGAVLGSLITNPRATMGLIMLPFMALMGISGVFYQVSGFPEWLQWIAQVFPLYWIALGMRSVFLPDSMLAIEIGESWRLGEAALVMALWAAVGFVVAAAVLRRMARRESGSRMEAGRRRAMQRA